CCCAATCTCAAAGAAGAGGTTAAAGTGTATATGTTAATGAGGTTGCCGAGATTGTCAAACAAAATTGTGAGTAGGGTATTCTTGCTCGTATCCATTGTAATCATAATATAGCCGTTCTCCACTACATATATCACGGCAAGCAACCAATAAGACTCGGCACTCACCGTTTACATCATACCTTACACATTTAAGGTTCTCCTTCTTCCTACCATCCCTGCAAATTATTGAGAGTTTCAAGCATAATAAGTCCCAGGTTCTGGATATAGTCTTATAATGAGAATTGAAATCGTTGGCATGAAATATCCAAAAGTAATATCTAGACTTAAGCAAGATCTTAAAGCTAACGCACACGAGTGACAGTAATGTAAGCATAATGCGAGTACTCTGATATTAATATATTACAAATTTTCCATGATACAGACAAGGAATCAAGATAAGAGCATACCTGGAGTGATTGTTAATGCCATTAATGAAACGAGCAATGTTTCCACGTTTATCGGGACAAACAACTAGGCTATCAGAGGGGTCTTTTGCTAGAAGAAGGGTCATCATGCTATCACAATCATCATGTTCCCGGTTTTTCAAGTAGTCCACATCGCCAGTATACTCGGttacaagtgtcatatcctttataGGACCATCAGCTTGTACAGTGAATCTGCATTCACTACAATTATTCATCATCTGTCTAAACAATTTTCCAACTAAAACAAGGTACAATTAGATCAAGGGAAAGTACCCTTCAAGCGGATCAAAAACAACTAAGAGAGGAGGACATTCCCCTCTTTTGTACATTGATCTGCAGAGCTCTAGTGTTTCTTTATCTTCCTTTGGTAGTACCTTCAAGAACGTCGAAAGCAAGCATTAAAATTCATCTGTAAAAAAGGatcaagagaagatttttgaaaaatagaagaaagaaagtTTCTAAACCTGCATGCCATCCTTCTCTAAATTTGCTTGATTAGCAGATTTAGGGGCCATTCTAGGCATGTAAGTCAGCTCATTACTAAATTTCATATGCATTGCTATTAGTGCAGTGGCAAGAGAACTCATTTGTTCAAGTCTCCTAGCTGAATTTTCAGTTGGAGTGAACGGCAatattctcctcctcttcttgtaCATAACTAAGGAACTTCTCTTGCGCTTTCTTCCATCTATACAAATTGGTTTGACAATCTTATTGCAATACGACAAAGATAACTTTCAAACATGCAAGATGCTAAAAATTTCTGCAAACTCTACATGCATAGAGGTAATGATTTCTGACAGAAATATCCATATAAGCAAGTAAGAGGGCAAGGTTGCTACAACAAGTAATGTATATGGAGAAGGGCAAGATGTGATTGAGAAAATTTCATATCAGGTACACCTTGAAGTCCTATGATATCATGTGTCCTTGGTTCCTGATGATGTGGTCTGCACAATATTATGTTAAATTATATATTGGGAACCGATTCCAGCTCCAGattcaaataaaaaaagagaaggatCACAAATCTAATTCTGAACTTGCAAAAAAAGTGGAGTTTCAGTAGCCATTTCAACATGTAAAAGTTATGGATCAGCTTTCATACATAAAAATAGCTCGAAGATAATTTACAAAGTTTGCAGCACATGGTGTTAAATGAGGGGCCGTAATCATATGAGATTATGGTTGTGGAAGCCGATGGAGTCAGGACAAGAGCAACAATAAGAGATTGGTCATAAACTGAAGACTTCCGAAACATATGAAACCCAGGGGCTAGTCATAAAATTGGAGGTAACCAAAAGCACAAGCACATGCTGTAGACTGGCAGCATCTCCGTGCTAGGCCGCTAGCATTACCAAAAGTGATTTCAGAAGAGAATTCTGACTATTCATGAACCCATCCTCTATTTTATCTCATTAAAAAATGGCTAGCTTGTTCTAGAAAGAAAAACTACTAGTTCAGAGAAAATCACATGCATCGTCACAATACTCCACTGGTTTTCTTCAAAGTACTAACTTACTCATTCAGCACTACGTGGCATCTTGTAACAAtagatctttctttctttctttgttttatgCACATAATTTTACAAACATAGTTTACTTGAGATGTGATGCAGTCGAATCATTTGAAGATTTATAAgaaacaacttaatcataagggaCTGTTTCGTATGACTAAATGGATAGAAAAAGAGGATTTCTTTGGATGGACACTTAATTCCTTCAAAATTTTCTCTTCTATCTCTCTCTCACGTTGATGAGTAATTTTGTCCACCAGCGAATAATCTCAACTTGCAATCAAGGTGTGCCACCTGCTGCT
The window above is part of the Musa acuminata AAA Group cultivar baxijiao chromosome BXJ2-6, Cavendish_Baxijiao_AAA, whole genome shotgun sequence genome. Proteins encoded here:
- the LOC135615400 gene encoding probable Histone-lysine N-methyltransferase ATXR5 — translated: MSPPSGPVADSPSPANCSVRKRTAAPPPPPPKKYRSMAEIMRVAKPSVPVTGEYYSDLRCEECRSGDRDEEMILCDRCDRGYHLYCLRPIAVRVPSGPWFCPSCGGERQFRRFPMMQTKIIDFFRIQGTEEKSGHSQDGRKRKRSSLVMYKKRRRILPFTPTENSARRLEQMSSLATALIAMHMKFSNELTYMPRMAPKSANQANLEKDGMQVLPKEDKETLELCRSMYKRGECPPLLVVFDPLEGFTVQADGPIKDMTLVTEYTGDVDYLKNREHDDCDSMMTLLLAKDPSDSLVVCPDKRGNIARFINGINNHSRDGRKKENLKCVRYDVNGECRVLLVACRDICSGERLYYDYNGYEQEYPTHNFV